In Trifolium pratense cultivar HEN17-A07 linkage group LG7, ARS_RC_1.1, whole genome shotgun sequence, a genomic segment contains:
- the LOC123898686 gene encoding B-box zinc finger protein 21-like — MKIQCDVCNKHQASLFCTADEAALCSACDHRVHHANKLASKHHRFSLNDLNSPNHLPLCDICHERKGFVFCQEDRAIVCKDCDLKTHAANEHTKKHNRFLLSGIKLLSHADTSLSPAPPAPPAAISKGSLVITNNEEAGSFTISEYLINTIPGWKFEDFIDSSSSFSSSPFDTILVPQAPQSSFYYSEKMDSR; from the exons ATGAAGATCCAGTGTGACGTGTGTAACAAACACCAAGCTTCTTTGTTCTGCACCGCGGACGAAGCTGCCTTATGCTCCGCCTGCGACCACCGTGTCCATCATGCTAACAAGCTCGCCTCTAAACACCATCGCTTCTCTCTCAACGACCTCAATTCTCCCAACCATTTACCTCTCTGTGATATTTGTCAT GAAAGAAAAGGATTTGTTTTTTGTCAAGAAGATAGAGCGATTGTATGCAAAGATTGTGATTTGAAGACTCATGCTGCCAATGAACACACAAAGAAGCATAATAGGTTTCTTCTGAGTGGGATTAAACTGCTCTCTCATGCTGATACATCACTCTCTCCTGCTCCTCCTGCTCCTCCTGCTGCTATTAGCAAGGGTAGTTTGGTAATTACAAACAATGAAGAAGCTGGTAGTTTCACCATATCGGAGTACTTGATAAACACTATCCCTGGTTGGAAGTTTGAAGATTTCATTGattcctcttcttctttttcttcttctccttttgATACTATCTTGGTTCCTCAAGCACCACAGTCTTCTTTTTATTATTCTGAAAAAATGGATAGCAGATAA